The DNA sequence atggaataaataaattacattattaacgaaaatcattaattttataataaaaaaaaacaagtacaCATACTTTAGTGAATGAATCTAAAGAAAGTTCTATTAAATGACCACTGGTAAATCTGATTGGCAAAATAGCCCGGGTTTTCATAATCAACAGATCTTTTTGACTTCTAGTTGTCAAAACTTGCCAATCCATATTGTAAATTGCGAAACGTATTCCTGAACTCTGAAAATAATTGTCTTagctaataataaaataattatattttatattttttaacgctcgaatgaatttaaaaataattggttgCCTTCTAAAAATTAGCGGATTTCCAAACACTGAATTAgtgttcaatttttataattaaaaaaataaatgaatttttgtagCACTCTTGTCTTCAAAgttcagatttatttttatctagagtttttttgatttccttTAAAGCGTTGAAATGAATTTCCGAAATATAGAAGGAGGGTTTCTATTAAATCTAAAGTTTTtgattagtaaaaatattgaattgtaTACCTCTCGTGTTACTTCATTGCCATACCAacagaataaatatatttgcgATAACATACATCCAAGGTAAAGAATCATGAATATGAACTCCGGGCTCATAAAAACAAGCTTCGTTGATGATTGAACGCTCAGACAAAGTACCAAAGAACTAGAAGAGTATTGCATAAATATTATCGGAGCAAATAAATCATTGGACTGTTGTGAAAACCTGTATTAAGAGATAAATCTTCATAAGCAATATATTGAGTAACAAGCGATGAAGCGAAATATAAATGCCGACTAGAGTAAAGTTGTCTGACCTTACTCATGcctgcatttttattttttcattctttatcGCCCATAtctatttacttaaaataacaTCCCCATGAAACTAAAAGTATCAATGATTGAGACCGGTCAGTACAAGTTTTAGTTTCAGAGCAGATGTTATGAAAACAATTCTTATtatggtatttattttatgaaaataaactcAACTGTAAAATTATCCAGTGATGATGAATGCattctttgataaatttatgttcACACTCTCTTATTGTGCGACTCaatctattaattttgttattcagtttttcttcatcaactatttcaacaaaattctctagacgatttttcaaaatttttaattgacaacaaTTTTGTATCATGATACCGTAAATAACCGAGTCAAAAGAAAATCCAATCAttgcagtaaaaaaatgtgcaataatttgatgaaaatatgCGATCCAAAATCCAGAGCTGTTGGTATGGCGATAAGGAAACCATCCACTAATCGGAAGCGTTTTTGTtggaatattattaaatattgaagcACTTGTTATGGTAAATACTGCAATAAGCACCATACCTCCGTATTTCCTGACGATATTTCTatgatcaaataaaaatactttgaacaaagatattaatttcaaaaagtaatattttagaTAGGTAGCAAAAATCATACAAACTTCGCTTTTTGATCATACATGAATTTTATGTTAGCTTCTGTAGCGCATCTTACTCTGCAAACTTTTATTTCCAACagtttaatgatatttattatttcattacgtTTCACTTTAAGAAGAGCTAGTTTCGAACAGACGACAATAAGTGTAAATGACATTGACATATTATGAACAATATCTTCGAAATTTTCCGTGTAAAATAAATCTGTTACACAAGACATACAAAATGTGCTTATTGCTAAGGTAATTGTAAGcgtatatatatcatataacTTTCCTTTTATACTTGTGCTCCACTCTAGTGGTTTCCACCCGCCCAAGTACTCGAGTATCATGAAACTGTAGGGAAGAGTTTTCATGTTGACTCgacgaaaatttattaagcaaTGAAGGATAATATTACTGAAGGTTTATAACTTACagaaatagataataaaatatcaaaggaTGGAGAAAGTTACAGCTAAACGTATAAGAAAATGACTATCTAGAGAAAATGTCATATGgctatgaataaataatgactTTCTATGCGTAGTAGATACAGCCGATTTCCTATTCCTTCCAATCCTTCTTCTATTTCGACTTTTGTTCTTGAAATAAGAACCGAATATTCTTACCCAGTAATCATAGACAGTGCAGTAGAGAGATCGATGCGTGGTATAGATGATACTTATTATAATGATATCTTTCGACATTCAACGTATTCAGTTTTTGTCTCCGACGTACGCCAATATTTACCTCTATCattttattgacttttatttCCGGAATCTGACTTTAAGggtttgtatttattttgttaccGTGGAAACAAAGTTAAACTTATATTATCTATGCATGACACCCATGTATATATTCAGTGTAAGCTCGGATATAttgaatgaaatatatatagtacgCTTTGCAGAGTTCATTCTCTTCGAATATCTTTATGCCCCATATTATAGCACCACATACATTAGTATATAAGATTCATTCGAATGTCAACGTTCGAAAATATTAAGAattgttatcatttttctttCCAAATGGCATATTAGTGTGTCTTTGTGCCCGTCTAAGATACATGTTAGAGTTATACACTactcacaaaaattaaaggatattaaaaaaatttttaaatatttaagtgatTATC is a window from the Microplitis demolitor isolate Queensland-Clemson2020A chromosome 4, iyMicDemo2.1a, whole genome shotgun sequence genome containing:
- the LOC106693324 gene encoding odorant receptor 46a; its protein translation is MKTLPYSFMILEYLGGWKPLEWSTSIKGKLYDIYTLTITLAISTFCMSCVTDLFYTENFEDIVHNMSMSFTLIVVCSKLALLKVKRNEIINIIKLLEIKVCRVRCATEANIKFMYDQKAKNIVRKYGGMVLIAVFTITSASIFNNIPTKTLPISGWFPYRHTNSSGFWIAYFHQIIAHFFTAMIGFSFDSVIYGIMIQNCCQLKILKNRLENFVEIVDEEKLNNKINRLSRTIRECEHKFIKECIHHHWIILQFSQQSNDLFAPIIFMQYSSSSLVLCLSVQSSTKLVFMSPEFIFMILYLGCMLSQIYLFCWYGNEVTRESSGIRFAIYNMDWQVLTTRSQKDLLIMKTRAILPIRFTSGHLIELSLDSFTKLIKFSYSTYNLLHQK